A segment of the Chloroflexota bacterium genome:
CTGATTAGGGTCAGACACATGTCGGACACTGGCAAGGGAGATGAAGGGGCGATATGCTGGGGTTTCGATGGGTGTTTATGGGGCCATTCTGCCGGGAGCGGCGCGCCTGGCACGGCTCCTGGCAGAGCCCTCTGAGGAAGCCAGTCGCCGATTCAAGGTAGTCCAGTGGTATCAGGAGCATCGGGGCGGGGTCAGGTTGACGGCGCGGCATTTTGGGTTCAGCCCGGATACCGTCAGCCGATGGACGCGGGCCTATGGCAGCGGGGGAATCAGCGCCCTGGAGCCTAAAAGCCGGCGTCCCCGGAGGGTGCGGCGATCTCAAGTGCCTCTGGCCACGGTGCAGCGCATCCAGGCTCTCCGGGAGCAGTATCCTCGCTGGGGGCGGGAGAAGCTCCGGGTACTGCTGGAGCGTGAGGGGATGATGCTGTCGGCCAAGAGCATTGACCGGGTCATGGCACGGCTGAGAGCCAGGGGTGTGCTGCGGGAGCCTCTCCGTCCCCGCAAGCCGGCCCGATGGCACCGGGAGCGCTTGCGGCGGCCCTCAGACCTGGTGGTGGACCGGCCCGGGCGTCTGGTGCAAGTGGACAGCAAGCAGGTCCCTTTAGGGCAGGGACGGGTGGTCTACCAGTTTGGTGCGGTGGACTGCTTCACTCGCAAGCGCGTGGTGGCTCTTTCTCCTCGGCTTGCCAGCCGGGAGGGATCGGCCTTCCTCCAGCGCCTGGTAGCCCAGTTTCCTTTCCGAGTGGAGGCCATTCAGTCCGACGGGGGCAGCGAGTTCTTGAAGGAGTTCGGCCCCACAGTGGAGGAGCTGGAACTCACCCACTACTTCAACCGGCCGAACTACCCCCAGGGCAACGGCCAGGTAGAGCGCAGCTTCCGGACCGACGAAGAGGAGTTCTACCAGGTGGAGGAACTGCCCACAGACCTGGGCGGCCTGGAAGCCGCCCTACTGGCCTGGAATCGCATCTATGAGACCGTGCGCCCTCACCAGGCCCTGGGTTATCTCACTCCCGAACAGTTCTACCAGAACTGGCTCAAATCTCACCCTGGAAAGGAGGAGGCCTTGTCCGATATGTCCTGACCCTGTACAAGGGACTTGACAACTCGACAACACGGTGCTATTATCTTGTTGTAGATGTGGTGACCCAGTATTAAGCTCGTTACACTTTATTTTGATTGAGCAGGGTTACCCAAAGCTGCCGTTTACGCAAACGGCAGCTCTTATTTTATATTGCTCACTGCCTATCTGGTTTATGCGACAGTTTCTCTGACCACCAGAGGTCGCCAATTTGACCCCTAAATTCGTCCAGAAGCTGGTGGATTTCCCGATAGTGCGCTAGGGTACGGATAGATGTGCCCGTGGTGGGGCTAAACTCCACAAGGCGGACTTGCTTGACCATCTCAGTTCGGGATTCGTGCTGGAGCGCGTTAAGGAAGTCACGGGAATGGGTCGACACCAAGATTTGTGGCCTAGGACGACCTGTCTGTTCCGTTGCAAATCGCTTCAAAAGCTGATAGCGTTGCTTCAAGGCAAACAAGTGTACACCGTTCTCGGGTTCTTCGAGGCAAAGCTTTAAATAAGCGGGTGCAGAGTACACTCGCCAGAGCAAGAAGGTGGAAAGAAGTACCCCATCAGATTCTAGCGTGGCTGGTATATCCACCCCTGTTGTGCGGGTTGTTCTATAGAATAAGCCTAGACCCTGCCACCCAGGCCTGAAATTCATGCCAAGGACGTGATCATGTAATTTACTGAGTTCCTTCTCTATCATAGAGAACGTATCCCGGTCGCCCGTCAAAATGTCTTGGAGTGCAAACGCTGTACCGCGTCCTGATTCGTTTACCTCGGGAGGCTCTGTGCCAGCCGCGAGCTTGATGGAGGAGGCAATATCGCTAGCGCTAGGCCTATATCTTCGGGCCCGTCCCAGGCGCTCCCTCAGGTCCTGAATAGGCTTGACATACTGGACAACCACGCTGTCCTGGCTAAGGTGCGGAGAAGCCGTCAAGTATGCTAGAGGGGCCCGAAAAGGCCCTGCCCAAAACCTTTCCTCCTTTGAAGTAGGAAACTTGAAACCCTCTTTTGTGTCAAGCCATTTGCCGTTGAACAAGAACTTTTCTCTTGCGATACTCCAGCCCTCAAGACTTCTGCGCAACTCCAGAGTGTAGTCGGGCTCTTCGCTGTCACTGTCTGCAAACCAGACTTCAAATGTGATAGGTGACCCAGTGTCTCCATTCCAAACGACAGCGTCTAGTCCAGCTCCAGGCTCGACGTAGAAATCTCCTCCCGGTCCACCACGAACAGGATACCAAAGCAGCCTACAGAAGGTGGAAAGCGCTTTAAAAAGGGCAGACTTACCAGAGCTGTTGGGGCCCACGAAGGTAGTCAGAGGTTCTAGGTCCACTGTAACATCTTTCAGGCACAAGAAGTTCCGAACGCGAAATCTTCTGAACATCGTCTCCTCCTTCAGCCCACCGGAATCCTTTTCAACTCTTGGTCAGGGCACACCTAGGCCCCATCGCCATCAGGGGTCATCATAGCCCCCGCCCTTTTGCCCGTCAAGCATATTTGGACCGCCTATTGCCTGGGGAGGATATAGACCTCTTTCAGGGTGGGGACGCCCAGGGGGGTGAGGCGGTAGCCCTTCACCCAGGGCTTGACCAGGTAGTATTCCGAGGAGAACCAGAGGGGGAGGGCGGCAGCATCCTCCACCAGTTTCTGCTCTATCTCCTGATATAGCCTCAGCCGTTGGGCCGGGTCCGGCTCCACCCCGGCCCTCTCCAGGAGTCGGTCTATCTCGGGGTTTGAATACTCGCCGGAGTTCGGCTCGCTCGCGGTGTGGAAGAGGACATCCAGGAAGTTGTGGGGGTCGGGGTAGTCCGCTATCCAGCCTGTGGAATAGAGCTGGTCTTTCTCCTCCGTGAGCCGGTAGAAATAGACCTCGGGGGATAGCTGGCGGACCCTTACTGTAATCCCGAGGTACTGCTTCCAGTCTGTCAGGATGGCCTGGAGATATTTGGGGGTGGGGTTGCCCTCCCCGGCCGTGGTGAGGGTGACGGGGGGGAGCTGGCCTTTATACCTGGAGGCTTGGAGGAGGTCCCGGGCCCGCTGGGGGTCAAAGGGGAAGGGCTCAAGCTGGGGGTTAAAGCCCGGCAGGCCCGGGGGCAAAAAGCCGCCGGCGGGCTGCACGGTGCCCTTGAACAGGTTCTTGATAATCCTCTCCTTGTCCACGGCCAGGGAGAAGGCCTGCCTTACCAGGGGGTCGTCAAAGGGGGGTTCCTGGGCATTGAAGCCGATGTAGTAAAGGCTGAGCTGGGGCTCTGCGCGGAGCTCCTGGTAGAGGGGATTGGCCTCGTCCCTTGCCCTATCTATATCGGCTATAGACACGCCGGCCACATCTATTTCGCCCGTCTCGTAGAGGCTCATGGGCACCCCTCCCCACAGCCGGAAGACCACCTGCTCCAGTGAGGGCGGCCCCAGGTAGAAGGTCGGGTTCCTTTCCAGGACCAGGAGCTGGTCGGGCTGCCACTCTTTGAGCTTGAAGGGGCCGGTGCCATTGGGCTGGCGCCACCATTCTTTGCCCCTCTGGACATTCTCCCTGTCCACCACGAAGGCCACGGGGTAGGTGAGCTTGGCCAGGAAATAGCTCTTGGGGGCATCAATAGTCACCCGCAGGGTGTAGCCGTCCACCTCCTCCACCCCCCTCAGTCCCGTTTCCTTTCCCTGGGCGACCTCATCAGAGCCCACGATATCATCCAGGTAGGTCCGGGCGGTCTGGGATGCTGTGGCCGGACTCAGGGCCCGCTCCCAGGAATAACTGAAGTCCTCGGCTCTTACCTCCCGCCCACTATGGAAATTCACCCCCCGTCGCAGCTTGAAGGTGTAGGTGAGGCCGTCCTGGCTCACCTCCCAGCTCTCGGCGATGTCGGGGACGACCCGGAGGTCGGCGTCCAGGGCCACCAGGCCGCTGAAGACCTGGAGCACATAGATATGGGAGCGCATCTCCTGGCTCTGAGCGGGGTCCAGGGTGACGGGGCCTGCATCGTAGAGGGTGAGGACCTGGCCGGGGGCCTGGGCCGCCGTCGGGACGGCGCGGCGGCAGGCCAGGGCCGGGGACAGAGAAAGAAAGGCCAGGGCCAGGAGCAAAAAAAGAAGTGGAAGGCGGCTTTTTCTAAATATTTCTCTGCCTCCTGAAGACGAGGGCCGGGCCCAGAAGGAGCCCCAGCAGGCTGCCCAGGTCTATATCTGGCCTGGGGCCGGCCTGGCAGGAGACCAGGCCGGGGACGGGGCGGGGCTGGAGCGTTGGTGCAGGAGCAGGGGCTGTGGCAGGGGCCGGCGCTGTGGTGGCTGCCCTCAGGTGTTCCCTCCAGGCCCTGTCCAGGCCTTCCACGTCCAGGCCGTAGACCCCTTTCAGGGCTTCCTCGTAGGCCAGGCCGTCCCTGAAGGCCTGGAGGAAGGCCATCATGCTGTCCCGGCTGCGGCTCTTGAGCAGGAACTCCACCAGGCTGTTGCTTTGAGCATAGGCCAGACGGGCCAGGGAAGGGTCGGCTGGGAAGGCGCTGGCCAGGCTCCTCACTGAGAAGAGGCGGCCCTCCTCCGCGGCGCTGGCGAGGGAGAGGGCCTGTTCTGGCAGGGGCTCCCCTTCCGCATACATGGAGAGGCCCTCGTCAAGCCAGATGGGGAGGTCGCTGTAGGGGCTGTAGGTCACCTGATAGCTCACCTGGTGGGCCAGCTCGTGGGCGATGGCCCTCTTCCCCCAGGCCAGATTGCCCGGCGCGATGCCGATGGCCACGATGCCGTACTCGGGGAAGGCGACCCCACCTTCCCACACCTGGGGGAAGATGCGGGCATCCTGCAGGGCCTGGGTCCCATTATAGATATAGATTGCTACCTCCCTCCCCAGCTCTGCCCCGGTATCCTTGCGGAGCTTCCCCAGGGCCTCCTGGGCAGCCTGGAGGAGCTGGCGGGCAAAGGCCTCGTCCCCCTGATACCAGAAAAGCTTCACCTTGTCCGCCTCCAGCAGTCTCCATCTGAAGCGCTGGTCCTCAAAGGGGAATGAGGCCCTTTCTGTCTGCTGTTTCATCCCCGAGGCATCCTGGACGGTCCAGGAATAGCTCAGGCCCGTCCCTGGGGGAAGGCCTCCCACCTTTCTCATGTCCCAGGTCCAGGAGGCCTCAACCTCTTTGCCCGGGGTGAAGCTGGGGTGGCGCTCCAGCACCTCTTCAAAGGGGCTTATCCGGTCAACCCAGATGGAGAGGACCACCCTGGTTATCTCCGCCGGTGCCCGAGCCCGGAGATGGAAGGTGATGGAGACGGGGAAGTCGGCCTCCACCGTGGGCTCCAGGGCTGCCCCCTGGGCCAGGGCGGGGCCATTGCCCGCCAATAGGAGGAGCAGGAGGCTAAGGAGCAGCCACCTGGGCACGGAGATAGGCCTCAATGAATCCGTCCAGCTCCCCCTCGAGCACCGCCGCCGCGTTGGAGGTCTCAAGGCCGGTGCGGTGGTCCTTCACGAGCTTGTACGGGTGAAGGACATAGCTCCTTATCTGGTTGCCGAACTCTGCCGAGACGTGCTTGCCCTTAAGCCTCTCCATCTCCTCGCGCCGCTTCCCCATTTCCCTCTCCAGGAGGCGGGCGTGCAAGATACGCAACGCGATTTCCCGGTTCTGTAGCTGGGAGCTCTGGCTCTGAATGCTGATGGTGATGCCGGTGGGCTGATGAATAAGGCGCACGGCGGTGCTGGTCTTCTGCACGTTCTGGCCCCCAGGACCGCTTGAGCGAAAGGCCTCCATCCTGACCTCCCCCGGGTTCACCTTGATATCCACATCCTTCTCCGCCTCGGGCAGGACCTCGACCAGGGCAAAGGAGGTGTGGCGGGCGTGGTCGGAGTCAAAGGGGGAGAGGCGCACCAGCCGGTGGACGCCGTGCTCGCTCCGGAGGTAGCCATAGGCATACTCTCCCACTACAGCCACTAGGGCGCTCTTTATGCCCGCCTCTTCCCCCGGGGTGGTTTCCAGCACCTCGGCCTTATAGCCTCGGCGCTCTGCCCAGCGCAAATACATGCGGAGGAGCACCTGGGCCCAGTCCTGGGCTTCGGTCCCCCCGGCCCCGGCGTGGATGGAGAGGAGGGCATTGCGAGAATCATACTCGCCACGGAGGACGAGCTGGAATTCCAGCCCTTTCAGCCTGGCATCGAGGAGGTCCAGCTCCTGGCGGAGCTGAACCTCCAGGGAGGGGTCCCCTAAGGCGATGAGATCCTCCAGGTCCCGGGCCTCCTTTTCCAGCCCCTGCCACCGGGCAACCAGCTCCTTTTCCCGGGCGAGGGAGCGCAGGGTCTCCTGGGCCCGCTCGCGGTCCTGCCAGAAGGCGGGGTCGGCGGTCGCCGTTTCCTGCCGGGCTATCTCTTTTTCTCTTCCGGCGATGTCAAAGATGCACCATGATTTCCGAGATGCTGGCCTTCAGCCTTTCTGCCGCTTCTGTCAGTTCAGCCATGAACCCTCCTAGCTAAGTATGGGAGCCTGTCCTGCTCCTTCTCTTTCTCCTTTAGCTCGCCCGAGGCGGCCATGTGGGCCAGTCTCAGGGGCTCAGGGAGGCGGTGGTGACGGGTGAGGTGGAGGACCCATTCTGTCGCAGCCTCCAGGCAGATGAGGTGGCCCGTAGAGACATAGACGGGGGTGACCCCCTGCCGGGTTCTCACCGCAGCCCCCACCACCTCTCCCCCTTCCCGTAGCTCCGCCCAGTTCCCCCGGGCCTCTCCCAGGGGGCCGTGGTTCCCCAGGAGGAGGGACTTGGCACAGCCAATAACGGGCTTCTCGAGCCATAGCCCCAGGTGGCAGGCGATGCCAAAGCGCCGGGGGTGGGCCAGCCCCTGACCATCGGCCAGCAAGAGGTCGGGCTCCTCCTCCAGCCTTTCCAGGGCAGCCAGGATGAGGGGCAGCTCCCTGAAGGCCAGGAGGCCCGGGATGTAGGGGAAAGGGAGCATTTCCCTTGCCACCTTCAACTCCACCATCTCCAGCTCGGGATAGCTCAGCACCACAGCCGCAGCCCGGGCCTTTCTCTCCTTGTCTGGGGCGGAGATATCCACGCCGGCCACCAGCCGGACCCCGTGAGGTCTTCCTTCCCGGTTGACCCTGGGGGCCAGGTCAAGTTGAAGCCTCATCCCTTCCTGGCGGCCCTGGGGCCAGGGGTGAAGGGGCTCTATCTTCATCGCCTAATTATATTCCCGCCCGGAGGGGGGGACAACCGGGGAAGGGCATTGACAGGGGATTTTCCTTGCCCCATAATAGCTTGTGCTTTATCTAACATGGTAAAAATAAGGCTAAGCAGGACGGGGGCCAAGAACAGGCCCTTTTACCGGATTGTGGTGGCCGATTCCCGAGCCCCCAGGAGCGGTTTTATAGGGGTTGTGGGACATTACGGCCCTCTCATGGACCCTGCCACCATAAAGATTGACCGGGAGGCCGTCCTCGTCTGGCTGAAGAAGGGGGCCCAGCCTACCGACGCTGTGGCCAGGCTGTTGGCCAAGGCGGGGATAGGTCAAGAGTCCGGGGAGGGAAAGTAGATATGGCGACTTCCCAGGTCAGGGGAGTTGAGGACCGCATGAAGGAGCTGGTGGAGTATGTGGCCAGGGCCATCGTGAATGAGCCCGACCAGGTGAGCGTCACCAATGAGACTGGCCCCGACGGCATCGTCCTCCAACTCCAGGTGGCCCCCGATGATAAGGGGAGGGTCATAGGCAAGCAGGGGCGTGTGGCCCAGTCCCTGCGAACCATCCTCCGGGTGATGGCCACCCGGGCGGGCACCAAAGCTAAGCTGGACATCCTCTAGAATCTCCCCAGGGAAGGGCGGAGGCTATGGCCGAACAGGTCCCAAGGGTAGTTGTATCCCGTTTACCGCTCTACTACCGCGTCCTGAGCCTTTTTGAGGAGGAGAAGAAGGCGGTAGTGAGCTCTCAGGCGCTAGGGGCCAGGCTTCAGCTTACGCCCGCCCAGATCAGAAAGGACCTGAGCTATTTTGGCCGCTTTGGCAAGCAGGGGAAGGGATATAACGTCAAGCGTCTCCTCCAGGAGTTGAAGAAGATACTGGGGCTGGACCGGGAGTGGGGGATGGCGGTGGTGGGGGTGGGAAAGTTGGGGCGGGCTCTCCTGGGCTACGGGGCCTTCCCCGCCCAGGGCTTCAGGATAGTGGCCGCCTTTGACAACGACCCCGCCAAGGTGGGGCGGAAGCTGGGCAATGTTACCGTTCAGGAGATTTCCGAGCTACCTTCCACTCTGGCCGGCAAGCGGATTCATATCGGGATTGTGTCAGTGCCCCCGTCGGAGGCCCAGGCGGTTGTCAACCAGCTGATAAGCTATGGTGTGAGGGCCATCCTCAACTATGCCCCGTCCCATACCCAGGTCCCTGACGGCATTCAGCTGCGGGATGTGGACCCGGTCATGGCCCTCCAGGGCATGACCTTCTACCTGAAGAATGCCCAGCGCTAGCCAAGAAAAAGAGGCTCACCCAGAGCCCTGTGCCGATTTGGAATAGTCCCTTTTCAGGTGTCCCCGTCTAGTTAGCAGCCTATCCACAGCCCCTGCCGCATGTTCAAATGCCACATCAGTCACTGCACAGGCCAGGGCTTGTGCAACCAACTGATACCGGGCCTCTGCAAAGTCAGAAGCGCATTAGCGCACATACTCATGGGCTATTGTTGCGTGCCTCAGGACGGCCCTTATCTCCCACTTCAGCTTCTCCAGGCTGAAGGGCTTGGCGATATAGGGGACTTTGGCCTGCGAAAGGAACTCTCTGGTATCGGGGCTCATAGTGTCGCCGGTGATGAAGATGACTCTGCTGGCCAGTGACGGCTTCAACTTGCAGGTCTGCTGATATAGCTCAATACCGCTCATGCCCGGCATCTTTATATCCAGCAGGAGGAGGTGGTAGTCGTC
Coding sequences within it:
- a CDS encoding DDE-type integrase/transposase/recombinase, with translation MGVYGAILPGAARLARLLAEPSEEASRRFKVVQWYQEHRGGVRLTARHFGFSPDTVSRWTRAYGSGGISALEPKSRRPRRVRRSQVPLATVQRIQALREQYPRWGREKLRVLLEREGMMLSAKSIDRVMARLRARGVLREPLRPRKPARWHRERLRRPSDLVVDRPGRLVQVDSKQVPLGQGRVVYQFGAVDCFTRKRVVALSPRLASREGSAFLQRLVAQFPFRVEAIQSDGGSEFLKEFGPTVEELELTHYFNRPNYPQGNGQVERSFRTDEEEFYQVEELPTDLGGLEAALLAWNRIYETVRPHQALGYLTPEQFYQNWLKSHPGKEEALSDMS
- a CDS encoding AAA family ATPase, with translation MFRRFRVRNFLCLKDVTVDLEPLTTFVGPNSSGKSALFKALSTFCRLLWYPVRGGPGGDFYVEPGAGLDAVVWNGDTGSPITFEVWFADSDSEEPDYTLELRRSLEGWSIAREKFLFNGKWLDTKEGFKFPTSKEERFWAGPFRAPLAYLTASPHLSQDSVVVQYVKPIQDLRERLGRARRYRPSASDIASSIKLAAGTEPPEVNESGRGTAFALQDILTGDRDTFSMIEKELSKLHDHVLGMNFRPGWQGLGLFYRTTRTTGVDIPATLESDGVLLSTFLLWRVYSAPAYLKLCLEEPENGVHLFALKQRYQLLKRFATEQTGRPRPQILVSTHSRDFLNALQHESRTEMVKQVRLVEFSPTTGTSIRTLAHYREIHQLLDEFRGQIGDLWWSEKLSHKPDRQ
- a CDS encoding peptide ABC transporter substrate-binding protein; translated protein: MLLALAFLSLSPALACRRAVPTAAQAPGQVLTLYDAGPVTLDPAQSQEMRSHIYVLQVFSGLVALDADLRVVPDIAESWEVSQDGLTYTFKLRRGVNFHSGREVRAEDFSYSWERALSPATASQTARTYLDDIVGSDEVAQGKETGLRGVEEVDGYTLRVTIDAPKSYFLAKLTYPVAFVVDRENVQRGKEWWRQPNGTGPFKLKEWQPDQLLVLERNPTFYLGPPSLEQVVFRLWGGVPMSLYETGEIDVAGVSIADIDRARDEANPLYQELRAEPQLSLYYIGFNAQEPPFDDPLVRQAFSLAVDKERIIKNLFKGTVQPAGGFLPPGLPGFNPQLEPFPFDPQRARDLLQASRYKGQLPPVTLTTAGEGNPTPKYLQAILTDWKQYLGITVRVRQLSPEVYFYRLTEEKDQLYSTGWIADYPDPHNFLDVLFHTASEPNSGEYSNPEIDRLLERAGVEPDPAQRLRLYQEIEQKLVEDAAALPLWFSSEYYLVKPWVKGYRLTPLGVPTLKEVYILPRQ
- a CDS encoding peptidase MA domain-containing protein, whose translation is MPRWLLLSLLLLLLAGNGPALAQGAALEPTVEADFPVSITFHLRARAPAEITRVVLSIWVDRISPFEEVLERHPSFTPGKEVEASWTWDMRKVGGLPPGTGLSYSWTVQDASGMKQQTERASFPFEDQRFRWRLLEADKVKLFWYQGDEAFARQLLQAAQEALGKLRKDTGAELGREVAIYIYNGTQALQDARIFPQVWEGGVAFPEYGIVAIGIAPGNLAWGKRAIAHELAHQVSYQVTYSPYSDLPIWLDEGLSMYAEGEPLPEQALSLASAAEEGRLFSVRSLASAFPADPSLARLAYAQSNSLVEFLLKSRSRDSMMAFLQAFRDGLAYEEALKGVYGLDVEGLDRAWREHLRAATTAPAPATAPAPAPTLQPRPVPGLVSCQAGPRPDIDLGSLLGLLLGPALVFRRQRNI
- the prfB gene encoding peptide chain release factor 2 yields the protein MFDIAGREKEIARQETATADPAFWQDRERAQETLRSLAREKELVARWQGLEKEARDLEDLIALGDPSLEVQLRQELDLLDARLKGLEFQLVLRGEYDSRNALLSIHAGAGGTEAQDWAQVLLRMYLRWAERRGYKAEVLETTPGEEAGIKSALVAVVGEYAYGYLRSEHGVHRLVRLSPFDSDHARHTSFALVEVLPEAEKDVDIKVNPGEVRMEAFRSSGPGGQNVQKTSTAVRLIHQPTGITISIQSQSSQLQNREIALRILHARLLEREMGKRREEMERLKGKHVSAEFGNQIRSYVLHPYKLVKDHRTGLETSNAAAVLEGELDGFIEAYLRAQVAAP
- the nfi gene encoding deoxyribonuclease V (cleaves DNA at apurinic or apyrimidinic sites), translated to MKIEPLHPWPQGRQEGMRLQLDLAPRVNREGRPHGVRLVAGVDISAPDKERKARAAAVVLSYPELEMVELKVAREMLPFPYIPGLLAFRELPLILAALERLEEEPDLLLADGQGLAHPRRFGIACHLGLWLEKPVIGCAKSLLLGNHGPLGEARGNWAELREGGEVVGAAVRTRQGVTPVYVSTGHLICLEAATEWVLHLTRHHRLPEPLRLAHMAASGELKEKEKEQDRLPYLARRVHG
- the rpsP gene encoding 30S ribosomal protein S16; translated protein: MVKIRLSRTGAKNRPFYRIVVADSRAPRSGFIGVVGHYGPLMDPATIKIDREAVLVWLKKGAQPTDAVARLLAKAGIGQESGEGK
- a CDS encoding KH domain-containing protein; its protein translation is MKELVEYVARAIVNEPDQVSVTNETGPDGIVLQLQVAPDDKGRVIGKQGRVAQSLRTILRVMATRAGTKAKLDIL
- a CDS encoding redox-sensing transcriptional repressor Rex, giving the protein MAEQVPRVVVSRLPLYYRVLSLFEEEKKAVVSSQALGARLQLTPAQIRKDLSYFGRFGKQGKGYNVKRLLQELKKILGLDREWGMAVVGVGKLGRALLGYGAFPAQGFRIVAAFDNDPAKVGRKLGNVTVQEISELPSTLAGKRIHIGIVSVPPSEAQAVVNQLISYGVRAILNYAPSHTQVPDGIQLRDVDPVMALQGMTFYLKNAQR